The Ascaphus truei isolate aAscTru1 chromosome 3, aAscTru1.hap1, whole genome shotgun sequence genome includes a region encoding these proteins:
- the LOC142491190 gene encoding odorant receptor 131-2-like, with protein MANSTALHSNITQVSVDSNKNIESLRMAYLILLVLCFCIFLYFLTIILSVYFTTAHIRENTRYVLFVYMLINDTLYLVLGFFLVVFNIYVINLPVPLCIVLVILSLTSFMATPYYLAVMSLERYVAICYPLRHAQLCTPQRSHAAIAIIWAVGFSPCVADFIALSSSVETKYFSLSGICGRPMLIKTPMQNNMRYITIIFSFTMVGLIIVYTYIRIMLIARKLSSNKSSAFKAGKTVILHAFQLLLCMSAFTSHFTETYLKDYFAFFPITNFLLLMCLPRFLSPFIYGIRDEVLRKYIIKWHSFAITLG; from the coding sequence ATGGCGAACTCTACGGCTCTGCACAGCAAtatcacccaagtgtccgtcgaTAGCAACAAGAACATTGAGAGTCTGAGGATGGCTTATCTAATCTTGTTGGTCCTCTGCTTCTGCATCTTCTTGTACTTCCTTACAATTATACTCAGTGTCTACTTTACCACAGCTCATATTCGAGAGAACACTCGCTATGTCCTTTTTGTCTATATGCTCATTAATGACACACTGTATCTCGTCCTGGGGTTTTTTCTGGTGGTGTTTAACATATACGTGATAAACCTCCCTGTGCCATTATGCATTGTCTTAGTGATTCTATCCTTAACTTCCTTTATGGCCACCCCCTATTACCTGGCAGTCATGTCTCTTGAACGCTATGTAGCCATTTGCTACCCACTAAGACATGCACAGCTTTGCACCCCACAGAGATCTCATGCTGCCATTGCAATCATATGGGCCGTGGGATTCAGCCCTTGTGTTGCTGATTTCATTGCCCTGAGCTCCTCAGTTGAGACAAAGTATTTCTCTCTCAGTGGGATTTGTGGCCGGCCAATGTTGATAAAGACCCCAATGCAAAACAACATGAGATACATCACCATCATCTTCAGCTTTACCATGGTGGGACTGATAATCGTGTACACGTACATCAGGATCATGCTGATTGCACGGAAGCTTAGTTCAAACAAATCATCTGCTTTTAAGGCTGGGAAAACAGTCATACTCCACGCTTTCCAGCTCCTTTTATGCATGTCCGCTTTCACATCTCATTTTACGGAGACATACCTCAAAGattattttgctttttttccTATAACCAACTTTCTCCTATTGATGTGTCTGCCTCGGTTTCTCAGTCCTTTCATTTATGGGATTAGGGACGAAGTGTTGCGCAAATATATAATAAAGTGGCACTCTTTTGCAATCACTTTAGGATAG